GGCCGCCTGCCGGGAGCCCGTGGACTGCGTCGGCACGGGGAGCGTGCGCTGATGGCCGTCGTCACCCTGATCGTCAACGGCCAGGACGTGGCGGTGCCGGCGGGGGCCAGCCTGCTGGAGGCCACCCGGGCCGCGGCGGCCGACGTCCCCACCCTCTGCCACCTCGACGGCCTCAGCCCGGTCTCCGCCTGCCGTCTCTGCCTGGTGGAGGTGGAGGGGGTTAGCAAGCTGCTGCCCGCCTGCAGCACCGCCGCCGCCGAGGGCATGGTGGTGCACACCCACACGCCCCGGCTCAGGGAGTACCGGCGCATGGCGGTGGAGTTGTTCTTCGCCGAGGGCAACCACGTCTGCGCCGTCTGCGTGGCCAACACCCACTGCGAGCTGCAGGACATGGCCGTGACCGTGGGCATGGACCATTCCCGCTTCCCCTACCAGTACCCCCAGCGGTCGGTGGATGCCTCCCACCCCCAGTTCACCCTCGACCACAACCGCTGCATCCTCTGCACCCGCTGCGTGCGGGTGTGCGACGAAATCGAGGGGGCCCATGTGTGGGACATCGGCAGCCGCGGCGGCCAGTGCCACATCGTCGCCGGCCTGGATGAGCCCTGGGGCCAGGTGCAGGCCTGCACCTCCTGCGGCAAGTGCGTCGATGTGTGCCCCACCGGTGCCCTGTTCCGCAACAGCGACACCACCGCCGAGAAGGAGCCCAACACCACCCTGCCCGCCCTGTTGCGCACCGCCCGAGACCAGCACCGCTGGCACAACCAGTGACCCCCCACCCCATGACCCCCTTCCAGCCCGCCGCCAAGCTCCGCCTCGCCACCGTCTGGCTGGCGGGCTGCTCCGGCTGCCACATGTCGTTCCTCGACCTTGACGAGTTCCTCTTCGACCTGGCCGAGAAGGTGGATGTGGTGTTTTCCCCGGTCGGCACCGACGTCAAGATCTACCCCGAGAACGTCGACATCGCCCTGGTGGAGGGGGCGGTGGCGAACGTCGACAACCTGGAGCTGGCCCTGCAGGTGCGCGAGCGCACGGCCCTGGTGATCTCCTTCGGCGACTGCGCCGTGACGGCCAACGTGCCCGGCCTGCGCAACCTCCTCGATGCCGGTCACGACAGCGCCAAAGCGGTGCTGGAGCGCGGCTACCTGGAGCTGGCCGACGCCACGGGCCAGCTGCCCTTCGCCCCCGGCATCGTCCCCGAACTGCTGCCCCGGGTGCTGCCCCTGCATGAGGTTATTCCGGTGGATCTCTACCTGCCGGGCTGCCCCCCCTCCGCCGAGCGCATCCGTGAGGCGATCACCCCCTTGCTGGCCGGCGAGCGGCCCGCGATGGAAGGCACGGCCATGCTTCGCTTCGGATGAGGACCTCCCCATGACCCGCACCGTTCTCATCGACCCGGTCACCCGCATCGAGGGCCACGCCAAGATCACCCTGCACCTCGATGAGGCCGGCCACCTCACCGACACCCGCTTCCACGTGGTGGAGTACCGGGGCTTCGAAAAATTCTGCGAGGGCCGGCCCTTCACCGAGATGGCCGGCATCACGGCCCGCATCTGCGGCATCTGCCCGGTGAGCCACCTGCTGGCGGCCGCCAAGACCGGCGACAAGCTGCTGGCCCTTTCGATCCCCCCGGCAGCCGACAAACTGCGGCGGCTGCTCAACCTGGCCCAGCTCACCCAGTCCCACGCGCTCTCGTTTTTTCACCTCAGCAGTCCTGATTTCCTGCTGGGCTGGGAGAGCGATCCGGCCAAACGCAACGTCTTCGGCCTGATGGCCGCCGACCCCGACCTGGCCCGGGCCGGCATCCGCCTGCGCCAGTTCGGCCAGCAGATCCTGGAGCTGCTGGGCGGGCGCAAGATCCACTCCGCCTGGGCGGTGCCCGGGGGGGTGCGCACCCCCCTGAGCCAGGAGGCCAAGGACTGGATCCTGGGGCGCCTGCCGGAGGCCCGCGCCACCGTGACGCTGGCGCTGGAGCTCTACAAGACGCTGCTCGATGGTCCGCTGCAGAAGGAGCAGCGCGTCTTCGGCGACTTCCCCAGCCTGTTCATGGGCCTGGTGACCCCCAACGGGCTCTGGGAGCACATCGAGGGGCGCATCCGCTTCCGGGACGCCACCGGCGCGATCGTCGCCGACCAGCTCAGCGAGGACGACTACGCCGAGTTCCTCGGCGAGGCGGTGGAACCCTGGAGCTACCTCAAGTTCCCCTATTACAAACCCCTGGGCTACCCGGAGGGGATCTACCGGGTGGGCCCCCTGGCCCGGCTCAACGTCTGCGACAGCATCGGCACCCCCTGGGCCGACCGGGAGCTGGCGGAGCTGCGCCAGCGCAGCGGCCAGCCCGCCACCTCGAGCTTCGCTTATCACCACGCGCGGCTGGTGGAGATCGTGGCCTGCCTGGAGGCGATCGAGGCCCTGGTGCAGGATCCCGAGCTGATGCACGGCCGCATCCGTCTGCGGGCTTCCCTGAACCGCAACGAGGCGGTGGGGGTGAGCGAAGCGCCCCGGGGCACCCTTTTCCACCATTACAAGGTGAATGACGACGGCCTGCTCACCAGCGTCAACCTGATCATCGCCACCGGCCAGAACAACCTGGCGATGAACCGCACCGTGCACCAGATCGCCCGGGAATACATCCCCGATCCGGTGCCCGCCGGCACCGAGATCCCCGAGGCGATGCTCAACCGGGTGGAGGCCGGCATCCGCTGCTTCGATCCCTGCCTCTCCTGCTCCACCCACGCCGCCGGCCAGATGCCCCTGCGCCTGCAGCTGCTGGCCGCCGACGGCACGGTGCTGGCCGAGCGCCTGCGGGGATGACCGGCGCCGACATCAGCACCGGGGGAGCGTTGCTGATCGGCATCGGCAATCCCCTGCGGGGCGATGACGGGGTGGGCTGGCACCTGGTGGAGGGCCTGGGCCTGCAGCGCCACCAGCTCACCCCCGAACTGGCCGAGGCGGTGGCGGCCGCCGACCGGCTGCTGATCGTCGACGCCTGGCTGGCAACGCCCCGCAGCCGCTGCCTGCTGCGGCCCCTGGTGGCCTCAGGCGGCTGGGAGCGGGACACGCACCGCGTGGAGCCAGCCCGGCTGCTGGCCCTGGCCGAGCAGCTGTTCGACCGCTGCGTGCCGGCCCACGAGCTGCTGGTGCCGGCCTTCGACTTCTCCTGGGGCGATCGCTTCTCGCCGCAGCTGCGGCGCCAGCTGCCCGAGGCGCGCCGGCTGCTACGGGGCTGGTTGCGGGAGGCGGTGGCGCCCCATGCATGAGCTGAGCCTCATGGATGCCGTGAGGGAGCAGGCCCTGGAGCAGGCTGCCCTGCACGGGGCCGGCCGCATCACCGCCATCACCCTGCGGGTGGGCAGCCTGGCGGGGGTGGAGATCGAGGCCCTGCGGCTGGCCCACACGGTGGTGATGGCGGGCACCATCGCCGCCGGCTCCCGGCTGGAGATCGAGGCGGTGAGCTCCGAATGCCTCTGTGCCGCCTGCGAGCAGCCCTTCGCGGCGCGCGATGGCTGCTGCGAGTGCCCCCGCTGCGGCCGCATCAGCCGGGAGCTGCTGCGGGGGCGGGAACTGCAGCTGACCTCCCTGGACCTCGACTGATCCGCCAGGCTTGACAGGGAGCTGGGGCCGTCGCTGGGGCCGAACGTCCCGAGGCTGGCGGTGATCCCTATCAGGGCCGGAAAAAATTCTGTCAATTTTTTATCTAGAAGGCCGATCGGCGCTGGATTCAGGTGCGAAACGTAAACTTGTGCAAGTTTTCTTTTTATCGCCACTCTGTGCCAGGACTGATGCTGTCCATGGCCCGCAAATTCGTCCATGGCGTGGGTTTATTTGTAAATGAGTGAGAGGAGCGCAACCCCCATGACTTATTTCTCGAAGAATTCCACCAGGACATTCCGTCGGTCATTTCTCCGCGGGATGGGAATCGCCGCAACAGGTGGTCTCCTGCTTGGCGGTCCCGCGATGGCGGAAGTCAGGCCTGTTGGCGAACGCACCGAGCCCGTGACGAATCCCGTGACTTCGGAATCGTCCGCAGGTCTTCCCGGGCTTGCTGAAGCCGGCCCCAGTGATCGTCCCGCCACGGCGGTTCCGGCCCTGGAATCCGCTCCTTCGGTGGCAGCCCCCAGCGCAAGCCTGGATTCCCAGGTTGCTCCGGACGCCATCCTCATCGCCCAGACCTATCCCCAGCCGGTGGTGAAGGAGGTCTATTCCGCCAAGGGCTGGTACCTCACCATCGGTGCCGGCGCCCAGACCCCAAGCGACCAGACGGTCAACAGCAACGGCACGCTCGTTTCCCCGTTCTTCACGCCGCTGCTGTTCAACTTCGGAAACAACAACTCCACGAAGCTCGATCTGGGCGGAGGCTTCTCCGGTGATGTGGGCGTCGGTTACGACTTCGGCGCCCTGCGCGCCGAGCTCACCTACGGCTACAGCCGGGCCAGCCTCAACGCCGTTGGTGCCGCCAATCCGATCGGCTTCGGTGCCTTCGGCATCGTGCCCTTCACCAACAACGTCTCCGGCATCATCAACAAGAATGATGTGCTGGCCAGCCTCTACTACGACATCGAGACCAACAGCCGCTGGACGCCCTACATCGGCGGTGGCATCGGGTACACCAACCTGAGCACCCCGAGCTTCAGCCTCAACGGCTTCCCCACCAACAGCGTCAACAAGGGGCTGTTCGGCTGGCAGGCCAAGGTGGGTGTCAGCTATGCCATGAGCTACAACTCCGATGTCTACCTTGAAGGTGTCTACCAAGGCGCTGGCGGGTATTCCTCCGAGAACCTGACCTTCGACGCCTTCAACAGCTTCGGCGGCAAGATCGGCTTCCGCTACCGCTTCGGCGCCCGCCCGGTGGCGGCCGCGCCCGCTCCTACCCCGGAGCCGGAACCCGTCATGCAGCCCGCACCGGCCCCTGCCCCGATCTACCAGCCCGAACCGGCCCCCGCGCCGATCCGCGGCCTCTGGTGAACACCTGATGGCCCCGGTGGCCATCAGGGTCCCGTCCGAGCTCCGTGCCTAGCCTTCGGGCGAGGCCGGGCCCCGGCGGGGCTTTTCCGTGCCGCTCTCCTGTCTGGGGTCGAACCTGCAATGTGTGTCGACTGCAATTGCGGCCAACCGGTCGCCCCCGCCATCGAGGCCCCCCGGCACCTGGAGCTGGGCCAGCGTCTGCTGGTCCACAACGACGCCCAGGCGGCGGCCAACCGGGAGCACTTCGCCGCCGCCGGTGTCCGGGTGATCAACCTGCTCTCCTCGCCGGGTTCCGGCAAGACCTCCCTGCTGGAGCGCCTGGCTCGGCACCTGGCTCCCGCCTCCCCATCGCAGCGCCATCCGATGGCGGTGATCGTGGGCGATCTGGCCACCGACAACGACGCCCGCCGGCTGCGGGCCGTCGGGGTGCCCGCCCTGCAGATCACCACGGGCCAGGCCTGCCATCTGGAGGCGGCGATGGTGCACCGGGCCCTCCATGAACTGGACCACCTCGGCCAGCCCCTCGATGGCCTGGAGCTGCTGGTGATCGAGAACGTCGGCAACCTGGTCTGCCCGGCCGCCTTCGATCTTGGTGAGAGTCAGCGGGTCGTCCTGCTCTCGGTCACCGAAGGGGAGGACAAGCCCCTGAAGTACCCGGCGATCTTCCATTCGTCCGACGTGGTGGTGATCAGCAAGGGCGACCTGGCCGGGGCCTGTGGCTTCGATGGGCCCCAGGCCCGCCGCCACATCGCCCGGGTGGCCCCCCGGGCCCGCATCGTGGAGGTCTCCGCCCGCACTGGGGAGGGCATCGCCGAGCTGCTGGCGGCCCTGGGCCTGGAGCGGGTGGCCGTGGCCGGCTGACCATGCCACCGCTGGCGGGGCGGGCCCAGCTGCACCTGGAGTGCCGTGGCGTGGTGCAGGGTGTGGGCTTCCGGCCCCTGGTGCACCAC
This genomic stretch from Cyanobium gracile PCC 6307 harbors:
- a CDS encoding outer membrane protein, giving the protein MAAPSASLDSQVAPDAILIAQTYPQPVVKEVYSAKGWYLTIGAGAQTPSDQTVNSNGTLVSPFFTPLLFNFGNNNSTKLDLGGGFSGDVGVGYDFGALRAELTYGYSRASLNAVGAANPIGFGAFGIVPFTNNVSGIINKNDVLASLYYDIETNSRWTPYIGGGIGYTNLSTPSFSLNGFPTNSVNKGLFGWQAKVGVSYAMSYNSDVYLEGVYQGAGGYSSENLTFDAFNSFGGKIGFRYRFGARPVAAAPAPTPEPEPVMQPAPAPAPIYQPEPAPAPIRGLW
- the hypB gene encoding hydrogenase nickel incorporation protein HypB, coding for MCVDCNCGQPVAPAIEAPRHLELGQRLLVHNDAQAAANREHFAAAGVRVINLLSSPGSGKTSLLERLARHLAPASPSQRHPMAVIVGDLATDNDARRLRAVGVPALQITTGQACHLEAAMVHRALHELDHLGQPLDGLELLVIENVGNLVCPAAFDLGESQRVVLLSVTEGEDKPLKYPAIFHSSDVVVISKGDLAGACGFDGPQARRHIARVAPRARIVEVSARTGEGIAELLAALGLERVAVAG
- a CDS encoding coenzyme F420-reducing hydrogenase subunit gamma — encoded protein: MTPFQPAAKLRLATVWLAGCSGCHMSFLDLDEFLFDLAEKVDVVFSPVGTDVKIYPENVDIALVEGAVANVDNLELALQVRERTALVISFGDCAVTANVPGLRNLLDAGHDSAKAVLERGYLELADATGQLPFAPGIVPELLPRVLPLHEVIPVDLYLPGCPPSAERIREAITPLLAGERPAMEGTAMLRFG
- a CDS encoding hydrogenase maturation protease, coding for MTGADISTGGALLIGIGNPLRGDDGVGWHLVEGLGLQRHQLTPELAEAVAAADRLLIVDAWLATPRSRCLLRPLVASGGWERDTHRVEPARLLALAEQLFDRCVPAHELLVPAFDFSWGDRFSPQLRRQLPEARRLLRGWLREAVAPHA
- the hoxU gene encoding bidirectional hydrogenase complex protein HoxU, with protein sequence MAVVTLIVNGQDVAVPAGASLLEATRAAAADVPTLCHLDGLSPVSACRLCLVEVEGVSKLLPACSTAAAEGMVVHTHTPRLREYRRMAVELFFAEGNHVCAVCVANTHCELQDMAVTVGMDHSRFPYQYPQRSVDASHPQFTLDHNRCILCTRCVRVCDEIEGAHVWDIGSRGGQCHIVAGLDEPWGQVQACTSCGKCVDVCPTGALFRNSDTTAEKEPNTTLPALLRTARDQHRWHNQ
- a CDS encoding Ni/Fe hydrogenase subunit alpha, with the translated sequence MTRTVLIDPVTRIEGHAKITLHLDEAGHLTDTRFHVVEYRGFEKFCEGRPFTEMAGITARICGICPVSHLLAAAKTGDKLLALSIPPAADKLRRLLNLAQLTQSHALSFFHLSSPDFLLGWESDPAKRNVFGLMAADPDLARAGIRLRQFGQQILELLGGRKIHSAWAVPGGVRTPLSQEAKDWILGRLPEARATVTLALELYKTLLDGPLQKEQRVFGDFPSLFMGLVTPNGLWEHIEGRIRFRDATGAIVADQLSEDDYAEFLGEAVEPWSYLKFPYYKPLGYPEGIYRVGPLARLNVCDSIGTPWADRELAELRQRSGQPATSSFAYHHARLVEIVACLEAIEALVQDPELMHGRIRLRASLNRNEAVGVSEAPRGTLFHHYKVNDDGLLTSVNLIIATGQNNLAMNRTVHQIAREYIPDPVPAGTEIPEAMLNRVEAGIRCFDPCLSCSTHAAGQMPLRLQLLAADGTVLAERLRG
- the hypA gene encoding hydrogenase maturation nickel metallochaperone HypA; amino-acid sequence: MHELSLMDAVREQALEQAALHGAGRITAITLRVGSLAGVEIEALRLAHTVVMAGTIAAGSRLEIEAVSSECLCAACEQPFAARDGCCECPRCGRISRELLRGRELQLTSLDLD